Proteins encoded in a region of the Schaalia hyovaginalis genome:
- a CDS encoding dicarboxylate/amino acid:cation symporter: protein MRKFIEKSGILFWVLVAIILALILGSLKVGDAHLVPLSVGRIFATFSSLFSQFLSFSIPLIIIGLVTPAIADLGRGAGKWLGITAAIAYGSTLFSGFLTYLVSAATFPKLLGAGLADVKEPGSALDTYFTVEMPAALQVMTALLLSFVVGIGLSMVPRGVLRKGFIEFRAIITKLIEKIIIPLLPLHIFGIFLNLTYTGEAWSIMRTLVRVVVVVLLLEVVILLTQYIVAGAIGKKNPIKSLLTMMPAYLTALGTSSSAATIPVTLRQAKKNGISDAVASFTIPLCATIHLAGSTSKIFAFAFAIVFTQGIDVSAAQWVGFIFMLGITMVAAPGVPGGAIMAATGLLSSMLGFNDAQVALMIATYIALDSFGTATNVTGDGAIAIVVDKLADGRIGAEGDPENARELAFDGMAYLDKVSVEGVVSAEELAASAAQNAVVEQGASA, encoded by the coding sequence ATGCGAAAGTTCATTGAGAAGAGCGGCATCCTCTTCTGGGTGCTCGTGGCGATCATCCTCGCCCTCATTCTCGGCTCGCTGAAAGTCGGCGACGCCCATCTGGTTCCGCTTTCAGTCGGCAGGATCTTCGCGACCTTCTCCTCCCTGTTCAGCCAGTTCCTCTCCTTCTCGATTCCGCTCATCATCATCGGCCTCGTCACTCCTGCGATCGCCGACCTCGGCCGCGGCGCGGGCAAGTGGCTCGGCATCACCGCCGCGATCGCCTACGGCTCGACCCTCTTCTCCGGATTCCTCACCTACCTCGTGAGCGCGGCGACCTTCCCGAAGCTCCTCGGCGCCGGCCTCGCCGATGTGAAGGAACCGGGCTCCGCCCTCGACACCTACTTCACGGTCGAAATGCCCGCAGCGCTCCAGGTCATGACCGCGCTGCTCCTGTCCTTCGTCGTCGGCATCGGCCTGTCGATGGTCCCCCGCGGCGTCCTGCGCAAGGGCTTCATCGAATTCCGCGCGATCATCACGAAGCTCATCGAGAAGATCATCATCCCGCTGCTCCCGCTCCACATCTTCGGCATCTTCCTCAACCTCACGTACACCGGCGAGGCGTGGAGCATCATGCGGACCCTCGTGCGAGTGGTCGTCGTCGTCCTCCTCCTCGAGGTCGTCATCCTCCTCACGCAGTACATCGTCGCAGGCGCCATCGGCAAAAAGAACCCGATCAAGTCCCTCCTGACGATGATGCCCGCCTACCTCACGGCCCTCGGCACCTCCTCCTCGGCGGCGACGATCCCCGTGACCCTGCGTCAGGCGAAGAAGAACGGCATCTCCGACGCCGTCGCCTCCTTCACCATCCCGCTGTGCGCGACGATCCACCTCGCGGGTTCGACCTCGAAGATCTTCGCATTCGCCTTCGCGATCGTGTTCACTCAGGGCATCGACGTCTCCGCGGCCCAGTGGGTCGGATTCATCTTCATGCTCGGCATCACGATGGTCGCGGCGCCGGGCGTGCCCGGCGGCGCCATCATGGCGGCCACGGGCCTCCTCTCCTCGATGCTCGGCTTCAACGACGCGCAGGTCGCGCTCATGATCGCGACCTACATCGCCCTCGATTCCTTCGGCACGGCCACCAACGTTACCGGGGACGGTGCGATCGCGATCGTCGTCGACAAGCTCGCCGACGGCCGGATCGGCGCCGAGGGCGACCCTGAGAACGCCCGTGAGCTCGCATTCGACGGCATGGCCTACCTGGACAAGGTCTCCGTCGAGGGCGTCGTGAGCGCCGAGGAGCTCGCGGCCTCGGCCGCTCAGAACGCGGTCGTCGAGCAGGGCGCATCCGCCTGA